A window from Citrus sinensis cultivar Valencia sweet orange chromosome 3, DVS_A1.0, whole genome shotgun sequence encodes these proteins:
- the LOC102614632 gene encoding serine/threonine-protein kinase STY13: MKESSDGFVRADQIDLKSLDEQLERHLNRALTMEKSKKQRNSDDNILVTTAAAASANATATPIGKASNFLKKQRQDWEIEPSKLVIKSVIARGTFGTVHRGLYDGHDVAVKLLDWGEEGHRTEAEIAALRSAFTQEVAVWHKLDHPNVTKFIGATMGSSELHIQTENGQVAMPSNICCVVVEYLPGGALKTYLIKNRRRKLAFKVVVQLALDLARGLSYLHSQKIVHRDVKTENMLLDKNRTVKIADFGVARVEASNPNDMTGETGTLGYMAPEVLNGNPYNRKCDVYSFGICLWEIYCCDMPYPDLSFSEVTSAVVRQNLRPEIPRCCPSSLANVMKRCWDANPDKRPEMDEVVSMLEAIDTSKGGGMIPGDQPQGCLCFRKHRGP, encoded by the exons atgaaAGAAAGCAGTGATGGGTTCGTGAGAGCAGATCAGATTGATCTGAAAAGCTTAGACGAGCAACTGGAGAGGCATCTGAACAGAGCATTGACTATGGAAAAATCCAAGAAACAGAGAAATTCTGATGATAATATTTTGGTCACTACCGCCGCCGCCGCTTCTGCTAATGCCACTGCTACTCCTATCGGCAAAGCTTCTAATTTTCTCAAGAAGCAGAGGCAGGACTGGGAGATCGAACCTTCTAAGCTCGTCATCAAAAGTGTCATTGCACGTGGCACCTTCGGCACCGTCCATCGAGGCCTCTACGATGGCCACGATGTCGCCG TCAAGTTGCTAGACTGGGGAGAAGAAGGTCACAGGACAGAAGCTGAGATTGCAGCATTAAGGTCAGCGTTTACACAAGAGGTTGCTGTGTGGCATAAACTTGATCATCCTAATGTTACAAAG TTCATTGGGGCGACCATGGGTTCGTCAGAGCTACATATACAAACTGAAAATGGTCAAGTTGCCATGCCAAGTAATATCTGCTGTGTTGTTGTGGAATATCTTCCAGGAGGTGCTTTGAAAACTTACCTCATAAAGAACAGGAGAAGGAAACTAGCTTTCAAAGTGGTTGTCCAGCTAGCACTTGATCTTGCCAGAGG GTTGAGTTACCTTCATTCACAGAAGATTGTCCACAGAGATGTCAAAACAGAGAACATGCTATTGGACAAGAATCGCACCGTAAAAATTGCTGATTTTGGAGTTGCTCGTGTTGAAGCCTCAAATCCTAATGACATGACTGGAGAGACGGGGACGCTTGGTTACATGGCTCCTGAG GTTCTCAATGGCAACCCATATAATAGGAAATGTGATGTGTACAGTTTTGGCATCTGCTTATGGGAGATATATTGCTGCGATATGCCATATCCTGACCTTAGTTTCTCAGAAGTCACATCAGCCGTGGTTCGCCAG AATCTGAGACCGGAAATACCAAGATGCTGCCCAAGTTCTCTAGCAAACGTAATGAAGAGATGCTGGGATGCTAACCCTGATAAACGGCCTGAGATGGATGAAGTTGTTTCTATGTTGGAGGCCATTGACACATCAAAAGGTGGGGGTATGATCCCCGGTGATCAGCCTCAAGGTTGTCTTTGTTTCCGAAAGCATCGAGGGCCTTGA
- the LOC102613664 gene encoding protein DSS1 HOMOLOG ON CHROMOSOME V, which produces MAAEPKTVTEDAKIDLFEDDDEFEEFEINEEWEEKEEGNEVTQQWEDDWDDDDVNDDFSLQLRRELENNAEKN; this is translated from the exons ATGGCGGCCGAACCAAAGACAGTGACCGAAGATGCGAAGATCGACTTGTTTGAAGACGACGATGAGTTTGAAGAGTTTGAAATCAACGAAG AATGGGAGGAAAAGGAGGAAGGGAATGAAGTAACACAGCAGTGGGAAGACGATtgggatgatgatgatgtcaACGATGACTTCTCTCTGCAGCTGAGGAGGGAACTGGAGAACAATGCTGAGAAAAACTGA
- the LOC102613074 gene encoding aldehyde dehydrogenase family 2 member B4, mitochondrial, whose amino-acid sequence MAAARRISTLLSRSFPSASPSLLRSLGRESSRARGISRFSTAAVVEEPIIPPVQISYTKNLINGQFVDAASGKTFPVYDPRTAEVIANVAEGDAEDIDRAVATARKAFDEGPWPKMTPYERSRIMLRAADLIEKNMEELAALETWNNGKPYVQSLKSEVPMVVRLLHYYAGWADKIHGLTVPGDGNYHIQTLHEPIGVAGQIVPWNFPLLLFTWKVAPALTCGNTIVLKSAEQTPLTALYVAKLFHEAGLPPGVLNVVSGYGPTAGAALASHMDVDKLSFTGHCDTGKIVQELAAKSNLKPVTLELGGKSPFIIFDDADVDQAVELAHFALFYNQGQCCCAGSRTYVHERVYDEFVEKAKARAMRRIVGDPFKSGVEQGPQIDPEQFEKVLRYIRSGIESNATLECGGDRLGNRGYFVQPTVFSDVKDDMLIAQDEIFGPVQSILKFKETDDVIRRANKTRFGLAAGVFTKSADTANTMMRALRAGTVWINCYDVFDAAIPFGGYKLSGIGREKGIYSLNAYLQVKAVVQPVKNPAWL is encoded by the exons ATGGCAGCTGCTCGCAGAATCTCCACCTTGCTGTCTCGTTCTTTCCCTTCTGCTTCTCCTTCTCTGCTTCGCTCTcttg GTAGGGAGTCTAGCAGGGCAAGAGGCATCAGCAGGTTTAGCACAGCTGCTGTTGTTGAAGAGCCAATCATTCCACCTGTTCAAATTAGTTACactaagaatttaataaatggcCAATTTGTAGACGCAGCATCAG GCAAAACATTTCCGGTCTACGACCCTCGTACTGCTGAAGTGATTGCTAATGTTGCTGAAGGAGATGCGGAAGATATTGACCGTGCAGTTGCTACTGCTCGCAAGGCATTTGATGAGGGACCTTGGCCAAAGATGACCCCTTAT GAGAGGTCAAGGATTATGTTGCGGGCTGCTGACTTGATTGAGAAAAACATGGAGGAGCTGGCAGCTTTGGAGACATGGAACAATGGAAAGCCCTATGTACAATCTCTCAAATCTGAAGTACCAATGGTGGTTCGCCTGTTGCACTATTATGCTG GATGGGCTGATAAAATCCACGGACTAACTGTCCCTGGTGATGGAAATTACCATATTCAAACTTTACATGAACCAATTGGCGTTGCTGGCCAGATAGTTCCCTGGAACTTTCCTCTTCTCTTGTTTACTTGGAAAGTAGCGCCTGCACTAACTTGTGGCAATACTATTGTTCTAAAGTCTGCTGAGCAAACGCCTTTGACTGCTCTGTATGTGGCAAAGCTATTCCATGAG gCTGGTCTTCCCCCTGGTGTTTTGAATGTAGTCTCTGGTTATGGTCCAACAGCTGGTGCAGCTCTTGCCAGCCATATGGATGTGGACAAG CTGTCTTTTACAGGACACTGTGATACTGGTAAGATTGTTCAGGAACTGGCTGCAAAAAGCAACCTTAAGCCAGTAACCTTAGAACTTGGAGGGAAATCaccatttataatatttgatgATGCTGACGTTGACCAGGCTGTGGAACTTGCACACTTTGCTTTGTTCTATAATCAG GGACAATGTTGCTGTGCTGGATCTCGTACTTATGTACATGAGCGTGTATATGACGAGTTTGTAGAAAAAGCAAAGGCACGTGCTATGAGGCGTATTGTTGGCGATCCCTTCAAGAGTGGTGTTGAACAAGGTCCTCAG ATTGATCCAGAGCAATTTGAGAAGGTCCTTAGGTACATAAGGTCTGGAATTGAAAGCAATGCAACCCTTGAGTGTGGAGGTGATAGATTGGGCAACAGAGGCTACTTTGTTCAGCCAACTGTCTTCTCAGATGTTAAG GATGACATGTTGATAGCACAGGATGAAATCTTTGGCCCGGTGCAATCCATCTTGAAGTTCAA GGAAACTGATGACGTTATAAGAAGAGCAAATAAAACACGCTTTGGTCTAGCTGCTGGGGTTTTCACCAAGAGTGCAGACACTGCTAACACCATGATGCGTGCACTGAGAGCTGGGACTGTATGGATTAACTGCTACGACGTGTTTGATGCTGCTATTCCTTTCGGTGGGTACAAGCTGAGTGGCATAGGCCGGGAAAAGGGAATTTACAGCCTTAACGCTTACTTGCAAGTAAAGGCCGTCGTTCAACCTGTGAAGAACCCAGCATGGCTCTAG
- the LOC112498303 gene encoding RING-H2 finger protein ATL56-like yields MVMEILISLTLLFVGIAALVVIHVCVVGRAFRRGYEQSGFAQGGFKMISSDDLKQIPCFEYKAAADRGSSPVDCVVCLENFRMGDKCRLLPNCRHSFHAQCIDSWLLKTPICPICRTRVSPSKVGVILKDGSSVSSDVAIELT; encoded by the coding sequence ATGGTAATGGAGATTTTAATCTCTTTGACTTTACTGTTTGTGGGTATTGCAGCTTTGGTTGTGATTCATGTTTGTGTTGTTGGGAGGGCATTCAGAAGAGGCTATGAACAAAGTGGTTTCGCTCAAGGTGGTTTCAAAATGATTTCTAGTGATGACTTGAAGCAAATTCCTTGCTTTGAGTACAAGGCAGCAGCAGATAGAGGGAGTAGCCCCGTGGACTGTGTTGTATGCTTGGAAAATTTCAGGATGGGAGATAAATGCAGGTTATTGCCAAACTGCAGGCATAGTTTTCATGCTCAATGCATAGACTCGTGGCTGCTGAAGACACCCATTTGCCCAATCTGTCGAACTAGAGTGAGTCCTTCAAAAGTTGGTGTGATTCTGAAAGACGGAAGTAGTGTATCTAGTGATGTTGCAATTGAGTTGACATAA
- the LOC102613373 gene encoding U-box domain-containing protein 19-like — protein MIKKTNQSDRRVLSFPAVHPCEAISPATLLNSLITLANGVCSNNSKFFATQRRNAREAIRQIGILLIFFEEIRDRGLNLSDLVVLCFSELHLTFQKVQFLMEDCTREGAKLWVLMKSQFIATQFRVLIRAIATALDVFPLDTVDICGEVKELVDLVAKQARKAKFELDKEDERAMKRVLSILNYFEKGIEPDSGFMTWVLDYLEIKSWSDCNSEIKFLEELVALECSDSEEREVPFLSSLVGFMSYCRVVIFETLDYRSSDQIDVRCNMETLSCLNPEDFRCPISLELMTDPVTVSTGQTYDRSSIQKWLKAGNMLCPKTGEKLTNTELLPNTTLKKLIHQFCADNGISLAKSGRKSRDITRTIIPGSPAAAEAMKLMSRFLARRLFFGTNEEKNKAAYEIRLLAKSNIFNRSCIVESGAIPPLLNLLSSPDQCVQENAVAALLKLSKHTSGKKVIVESGGLKVILKVLKSGLSLEARQIAAATLFYLTSVKGYRKLIGETPKAIPALVKLIEEGTDCGKKNAVVAIFGLLLSQGNHQKVLDAGTVPLLADILASSNRTELITDSLAVLANLAEDIQGTSTILKTSALPVIIGLLQTLTSRAGKEYCVSILLSLCSNAREEVTASLAKDPSLMNSLYSLTTDGTSQARKKARSLIKILHKFIETCSSGVEGSAVPHERPLHVW, from the coding sequence atgataaaaaaaacaaatcaatccGATCGTCGGGTTTTGTCATTTCCGGCGGTTCACCCATGTGAGGCCATTTCTCCGGCGACGCTGTTGAATTCTTTGATCACTCTTGCCAACGGCGTATGCAGtaacaattcaaaattctttGCGACTCAAAGAAGAAATGCCCGTGAAGCAATTCGTCAAATAggaattcttttaatattcttcGAGGAGATTCGCGACCGTGGATTGAATCTTTCGGACTTGGTGGTTCTTTGCTTTTCGGAGCTTCACTTGACCTTCCAGAAAGTCCAATTCTTGATGGAAGATTGCACCCGAGAAGGAGCCAAGCTCTGGGTTCTAATGAAGTCTCAGTTTATTGCAACTCAGTTTCGTGTTCTCATCCGAGCAATCGCTACGGCTCTCGACGTTTTTCCATTGGATACAGTGGACATTTGTGGTGAAGTGAAGGAATTGGTTGATTTGGTGGCGAAGCAAGCAAGGAAAGCCAAGTTTGAGCTTGACAAGGAGGATGAGCGAGCCATGAAACGAGTTCTTtcaatattgaattattttgagaaGGGAATTGAGCCTGATTCGGGATTCATGACGTGGGTTCTTGATTATCTCGAGATTAAAAGCTGGAGTGATTGTAACTCGGAAATCAAGTTTTTGGAAGAACTCGTTGCATTGGAATGCTCAGATTCGGAAGAGAGGGAGGTCCCATTTCTAAGCAGCCTAGTGGGATTCATGAGCTATTGTAGAGTAGTAATTTTCGAGACATTGGATTATCGAAGCAGTGATCAAATTGACGTGAGATGCAATATGGAGACGCTTAGTTGCTTGAATCCAGAGGACTTTCGATGCCCGATTTCACTCGAGCTAATGACTGATCCGGTGACAGTATCTACCGGCCAGACGTATGATCGATCTTCGATACAAAAGTGGCTCAAAGCAGGGAATATGCTGTGTCCGAAAACAGGGGAAAAACTGACAAATACAGAATTGCTTCCGAACACAACTCTCAAGAAGCTTATCCATCAGTTTTGCGCCGACAATGGCATCTCGCTGGCCAAATCCGGCAGAAAAAGTCGTGACATAACGAGGACGATTATTCCAGGTAGTCCTGCAGCAGCAGAGGCGATGAAGCTTATGTCGAGATTTCTTGCAAGGAGACTGTTTTTCGGaacaaatgaagagaaaaacaagGCAGCCTACGAAATTCGTTTGCTTGCAAAGTCAAACATTTTCAACAGGTCTTGTATAGTTGAATCAGGCGCAATCCCGCCTCTCTTGAACCTTTTATCTTCACCAGATCAGTGCGTACAGGAGAATGCAGTAGCAGCTTTGCTGAAGCTGTCGAAGCATACTAGTGGCAAGAAAGTGATAGTTGAAAGCGGGGGACTAAAAGTGATCCTTAAAGTGCTAAAATCCGGACTGAGCTTGGAAGCAAGGCAGATCGCGGCTGCAACATTGTTTTACCTTACTTCTGTGAAGGGGTATCGAAAATTGATAGGAGAAACACCGAAGGCAATCCCAGCTCTTGTGAAGCTGATTGAAGAGGGCACCGATTGTGGCAAAAAGAATGCTGTTGTTGCCATTTTCGGGCTGCTTTTGTCTCAAGGAAACCATCAGAAAGTGCTTGATGCTGGTACCGTTCCATTGCTGGCTGATATTTTAGCTTCATCAAATAGAACTGAACTAATAACAGATTCGCTAGCAGTTCTTGCAAATTTAGCTGAGGATATTCAAGGAACGTCGACAATTCTGAAGACTTCAGCATTGCCTGTAATTATTGGGCTATTGCAAACGTTAACTTCACGAGCTGGGAAAGAGTATTGTGTCTCAATATTACTCTCTTTATGCAGCAATGCTCGTGAAGAGGTGACTGCAAGTTTGGCGAAGGACCCTTCACTCATGAATTCACTATATTCTCTCACAACAGATGGCACATCCCAAGCAAGAAAAAAGGCGCGTTCCCTCATCAAAATTcttcataaattcattgaaacGTGCTCCTCTGGAGTCGAGGGTTCGGCAGTTCCTCATGAACGACCGCTTCATGTCTGGTAA
- the LOC102629098 gene encoding probable cyclic nucleotide-gated ion channel 16, translating to MNTLQLYASSGLTKTLSLGHKDKPWLSYKILDPQSDFVNTWNHIFFVACIIALFLDPLYFYVPIISTDFTCMTVDYTLVRAVTLLRSMVDALFFAHIIVKFRTAFVAPSSRVVGRGDLVRDPGVIARRYLKSDFIVDLVATLPLPQITSYLVIVIPGTDYQAPDHANGTIVLIVFLQYIPRVLILITLNERIMKTAGVIAKISWSGSAFTLLFYMLASHIIGATWYFFSFKRQHACWIQVCEGERNSTHSPSCDPIFIDCSVSELPERNAWLEHSSLYDECATEEQQFPFGIFYDAIDKQVAETNFIRKYCYCLWWGLKNLSSYGQNLTTSTYILEILFSMVICILGLILFSYLLGKMQNYVQSTTAKLEDWRIRRRDTEEWMRHRQLPEGLRERVRRFLQYKWLATRGVDEESILQSLPLDLRRTIQRHLCLAFVRRVPFFAQMDQQLLDAICERLYSSLNTRDTYLIREGDPVNEMIFIIRGQVESSTTNGGRAGFYNSITLKTGDFCGEELLTWALMPVSTLNLPLSTRTVKSLTEVEAFALRAEDLKFVSSQFKRLHSKRLQHAFRYYSHQWRGWGASFIQAAWRRYKRRKKAVELAIKEGLYEIVEEEYPVEDSAGGAIESGAEGLAVEYATDADSPGTALLAPRLSTKRLSLRVPAFNPDDSSMKMPKLFKPTDPDFSADHHDN from the exons ATGAATACCCTCCAATTGTACGCGTCGTCTGGGTTGACAAAAACGTTGTCCCTGGGACACAAAGACAAGCCATGGCTGAGTTACAAAATCCTGGATCCTCAGAGCGACTTTGTAAACACATGGAATCACATATTTTTTGTAGCATGTATCATTGCCTTGTTTCTGGACCCTCTCTACTTTTACGTTCCAATTATTTCCACCGACTTCACATGCATGACGGTCGATTACACCTTAGTTAGGGCGGTCACTTTGTTGAGAAGCATGGTGGACGCTTTGTTCTTCGCGCACATTATTGTTAAGTTTAGGACAGCTTTCGTGGCCCCTAGTTCTAGGGTTGTTGGAAGAGGAGACCTTGTGAGGGACCCCGGTGTCATTGCTAGACGCTACCTGAAGTCTGATTTTATTGTTGATCTTGTAGCTACGCTTCCTCTTCCCCAG ATTACTAGCTATTTGGTGATAGTGATTCCAGGGACAGATTATCAAGCACCTGATCATGCCAACGGcactattgttttaattgtttttcttcaaTATATTCCAAGAGTTCTCATTTTGATTACTCTTAACGAACGGATTATGAAAACTGCTGGGGTTATAGCCAAGATTTCTTGGTCGGGGTCAGCTTTCACTCTCCTTTTCTATATGCTTGCCAGCCAC ATTATAGGAGCTACATGgtatttcttctcttttaaGCGGCAGCATGCATGCTGGATACAAGTGTGTGAGGGAGAGAGGAACTCAACCCACTCCCCATCTTGTGATCCCATTTTTATCGACTGTTCTGTTAGTGAGCTACCTGAACGCAATGCTTGGCTGGAGCACTCAAGCCTCTATGATGAATGTGCTACAGAAGAGCAACAATTTCCATTTGGAATATTTTATGATGCTATTGATAAACAAGTTGCTGAAACAAATTTCATCAGAAAGTATTGCTACTGCCTATGGTGGGGTTTGAAAAATCTAAG CTCATACGGACAAAATCTAACGACAAGTACTTACATCCTTGAAATATTATTCAGCATGGTCATTTGCATCCTTGGTCTAATCCTGTTCTCATATCTCTTAGGAAAAATGCAG AACTATGTGCAATCCACGACTGCTAAACTAGAAGACTGGAGGATTAGAAGGAGAGATACAGAGGAGTGGATGAGGCACCGTCAATTGCCAGAAGGGCTTCGAGAACGTGTGCGCCGGTTTCTTCAATACAAGTGGCTTGCCACCAGGGGTGTGGATGAAGAATCCATTTTGCAATCTTTACCTTTGGATCTCCGACGCACTATTCAGAGGCATCTTTGTCTAGCCTTCGTTCGACGG GTTCCATTTTTTGCACAAATGGATCAGCAGCTCTTAGATGCCATATGCGAACGTCTCTATTCATCTTTAAACACCAGAGATACATACCTCATTCGCGAAGGCGATCCAGTGAACGAAATGATTTTCATCATTAGAGGACAAGTAGAAAGCTCAACAACAAATGGAGGAAGGGCGGGATTCTACAACTCGATCACTCTCAAGACGGGCGATTTCTGCGGCGAAGAACTGTTGACATGGGCCCTAATGCCAGTCTCCACACTCAATCTGCCGTTATCAACGAGAACAGTCAAGTCACTTACTGAAGTTGAAGCATTTGCACTCAGAGCTGAGGACCTCAAGTTTGTTTCAAGCCAGTTTAAGCGCCTACACAGCAAGAGACTACAGCATGCATTTAGATACTATTCGCACCAATGGAGAGGCTGGGGAGCTAGTTTTATTCAAGCTGCTTGGAGACGATATAAGAGGCGAAAGAAGGCGGTGGAGCTGGCGATAAAAGAAGGGTTGTATGAAATTGTAGAAGAGGAATACCCCGTCGAAGACTCTGCGGGAGGAGCTATTGAGTCTGGCGCTGAGGGGCTAGCAGTTGAATATGCAACCGATGCAGATAGTCCTGGTACGGCACTACTCGCTCCAAGATTGAGCACAAAACGGCTGAGTCTGAGAGTACCAGCATTTAATCCTGACGATTCCAGCATGAAAATGCCTAAGCTGTTTAAGCCTACAGATCCTGATTTCTCTGCGGACCATCATGATAATTGA
- the LOC102629388 gene encoding bidirectional sugar transporter SWEET5, translating into MHACSPTMAAIMRQKSVENFKPDPYIATVLNCFVWTFYGLPFVHPDSTLVVTINGAGAAIELFYVLIFVIFSSWGKRRKIFVALVVEVVFMAILIFVTLYFLHTTDDRTTVVGIIAVVFNIVMYAAPLTVMKMVISTKSVKYMPLALAIGNAANGAVWVVYACLRFDPYVLIPNGLGTLSGILQLTLYAIFYKTTNWDGDDDENRNDNNGNGNGNGSNNNRRGRGEVQLVDVA; encoded by the exons atgcatgcatgcagcCCAACAATGGCGGCAATAATGAGACAAAAGTCAGTAGAAAATTTCAAGCCAGATCCGTACATAGCGACCGTTCTAAATTGCTTCGTGTGGACGTTTTACGGTCTCCCGTTCGTTCATCCTGATAGCACCTTGGTCGTCACCATCAACGGCGCCGGCGCCGCAATTGAGCTCTTCTACGTTCTCATCTTCGTAATCTTTTCCTCCTGGGGAAAACGC cGAAAGATCTTTGTTGCTCTAGTAGTTGAAGTGGTGTTTATGGCCATCTTGATATTTGTTACCTTATATTTTTTGCATACCACCGATGATAGGACTACGGTTGTTGGGATAATCGCCGTTGTCTTCAACATAGTCATGTATGCTGCACCTTTAACAGTCATG AAAATGGTGATCAGCACAAAGAGCGTCAAGTACATGCCATTGGCTTTAGCAATTGGTAATGCGGCGAATGGTGCCGTTTGGGTCGTTTATGCATGTCTTCGATTTGACCCTTACGTCCTG ATTCCGAATGGCCTGGGGACGCTATCGGGTATACTGCAGCTCACACTATATGCAATCTTTTACAAGACTACAAACTGGGACGGCGATGATGATGAGAACCGTAATGATAATAATGGTAATGGCAATGGTAATGGTAGTAACAATAATAGACGAGGAAGAGGAGAGGTTCAACTCGTAGATGTAGCTTGA
- the LOC102614339 gene encoding zinc finger CCCH domain-containing protein 1 produces MAESGSGEAQQAEQVCNFFRKPTKNKNIRKRTIREDEDEDSIESSVLQNLKKPTKPDSKLYFSTGPSKRDTSADSNADSEKPIFQFESSKEIQVQHDSKATATLETETDFLRDSRALREKVLKRSEEALKGKASGDEKLYKGIHGYVDHKAGFRREHTVSSEKAGGSHGPLRASAHIRVTARFDYQPDICKDYKETGYCGYGDSCKFMHDRGDYKSGWQMEKEWEEAEKARKRNLALGGGDSDEEGVGQSDDDDEDSLPFACFICRKPFVDPVVTKCKHYFCEHCALKHHSKNKKCFVCNEPTLGIFNTALEIRKRMAEEGKK; encoded by the exons atggCAGAGTCGGGTTCAGGCGAAGCTCAACAGGCTGAACAAG tctGCAACTtctttagaaagccaactaaGAATAAAAACATCAGAAAGAGAACTATTAGGGAAGATGAAGACGAAGATTCAATTGAAAGCTCAGTGTTACAGAACCTGAAGAAACCTACAAAGCCTGATAGTAAGCTTTACTTTTCAACTGGTCCTTCTAAGAGGGACACATCTGCTGATTCAAATGCTGATTCTGAAAAGCCAATATTTCAGTTTGAGTCTTCAAAGGAAATTCAAGTTCAACACGACAGCAAAGCTACTGCAACCCTAGAAACTGAGACTGATTTCTTGAGGGACTCTCGTGCTCTTCGTGAGAAAGTACTTAAACGATCAGAGGAGGCTTTGAAGGGTAAAGCCTCTGGTGATGAGAAGTTGTATAAAGGGATTCATGGGTACGTTGATCACAAAGCTGGGTTCCGAAGAGAGCACACGGTTTCAAGTGAGAAAGCTGGCGGGTCTCATGGGCCTCTTAGGGCTTCAGCTCATATAAGGGTGACTGCAAGGTTTGATTATCAGCCAGACATTTGTAAGGATTACAAAGAGACTGGTTATTGTGGGTACGGAGATTCATGTAAGTTTATGCATGATCGAGGTGATTACAAGTCTGGGTGGCAGATGGAGAAAGAGTGGGAGGAAGCAGAAAAGGCGAGGAAGAGAAATTTGGCTTTGGGAGGGGGTGATTCAGATGAAGAGGGTGTTGGCCAGAGTGATGACGACGATGAGGATTCATTGCCCTTTGcttgttttatttgtagaAAGCCTTTTGTAGATCCTGTTGTGACcaaatgcaaacactacttcTGCGAGCATTGTGCTTTAAAG CATCACTCGAAGAACAAGAAGTGCTTTGTTTGCAACGAACCTACACTTGGCATCTTTAATACAGCTCTTGAGATACGCAAAAGGATGGCTGAAGAGGgtaaaaaataa